The following are from one region of the Pelagibius sp. CAU 1746 genome:
- the ptsP gene encoding phosphoenolpyruvate--protein phosphotransferase: MKTDKKSKKRREELVLEGLGVAPGVAIGPAHVREAGDLQVPEYQIPSSRVKAEKARLGDAIDKALRQVGKLKAKALGIHGLAAEELGYLLEAHLQMLNSSRLVGGIERRIDSDRRNAESAVRAEISAIAQEFEAMEDSYLSARAEDVREVGHRILRCLTDAAYHGFGGLEKGSIVIAEEISPADTALMDPRRIGGFACVLGGAEGHTAIMARSLGMPAVVGVPDLLPTVRSGDQLIVDGSNGLVIVNPTARRLAGYERRLKDMAREARVLARLRDVPAETRDGQRITLQVNMELPRELEQTVETGAEGIGLLRTEFMYMNRADLPGEEEQYEALAKIVKAMRGSPVTVRTLDVGGEKLATSLGEHLGEAANPALGLRAIRLSLKEPKLLRPQLAAMLRAGALGPLRILLPMITTPGEIRAVRKELEKTARRLTRRGLAIADPLPPVGVMIEVPGAALAADSLAQSADFFAIGTNDLTMYTLAIDRGEEQVAHLFNPLHPAVLRLIQFTVEAALRARIPVSVCGEIAGDPRFTALLLGLGVRELSMTAKALPRVKSRILSIDMHAAGRRAMMIMEQVDSGRIAALLDDFNETAS; this comes from the coding sequence ATGAAGACGGATAAGAAGAGCAAGAAGCGTAGAGAGGAACTGGTACTCGAAGGGCTCGGCGTCGCGCCCGGCGTGGCCATCGGGCCTGCGCATGTGCGCGAGGCCGGCGACCTGCAGGTGCCCGAGTACCAGATCCCCAGCAGCCGGGTGAAGGCCGAGAAGGCGCGCCTGGGCGACGCCATCGACAAGGCGCTGCGCCAGGTCGGCAAGCTGAAGGCGAAAGCCCTGGGCATCCACGGCCTGGCCGCCGAGGAGTTGGGCTACCTCCTGGAAGCGCACCTGCAGATGCTGAACTCCAGCCGTCTGGTCGGCGGCATCGAGCGGCGCATCGACAGCGACCGGCGCAACGCCGAGTCTGCGGTCAGGGCCGAGATTTCCGCCATCGCCCAGGAATTCGAGGCCATGGAGGACAGCTACCTGAGTGCGCGCGCGGAAGACGTGCGCGAGGTCGGCCACCGCATCCTGCGTTGCCTCACCGATGCGGCCTATCACGGCTTCGGCGGCCTGGAGAAAGGCAGCATCGTCATCGCCGAGGAGATCTCGCCCGCCGACACCGCCCTCATGGACCCGCGCCGGATCGGCGGCTTCGCCTGCGTGCTGGGCGGTGCCGAGGGCCATACGGCGATCATGGCGCGCTCGCTGGGCATGCCGGCGGTGGTCGGCGTGCCCGACCTGCTGCCGACCGTGCGCAGCGGCGACCAGCTCATCGTCGACGGCAGCAACGGCCTGGTCATCGTCAATCCGACCGCCCGCCGCCTGGCCGGCTACGAGCGGCGCCTCAAGGACATGGCGCGCGAGGCCCGCGTGCTGGCCCGCCTGCGCGATGTCCCCGCCGAGACCCGCGACGGCCAGCGCATCACCCTGCAGGTCAACATGGAACTGCCGCGCGAGCTGGAACAGACCGTGGAGACGGGCGCCGAAGGCATCGGGCTGCTGCGCACCGAGTTCATGTACATGAACCGCGCCGACCTGCCGGGCGAGGAGGAGCAGTACGAGGCCCTGGCCAAGATCGTGAAGGCCATGCGGGGCAGCCCGGTTACGGTGCGCACCCTGGACGTGGGCGGCGAGAAGCTGGCCACCTCCCTGGGCGAGCACCTGGGCGAGGCGGCCAATCCGGCGCTCGGACTGCGCGCCATCCGCCTGTCCCTGAAGGAGCCCAAGCTGCTGCGTCCGCAGTTGGCCGCCATGCTGCGCGCCGGCGCCCTCGGTCCCCTGCGTATCCTGCTGCCGATGATCACCACCCCGGGCGAGATCCGGGCGGTGCGCAAGGAGCTGGAGAAGACCGCCCGGCGGCTGACACGCCGCGGCCTCGCCATCGCCGATCCCCTGCCGCCGGTCGGTGTGATGATCGAGGTGCCGGGCGCCGCCCTGGCCGCCGATTCCCTGGCCCAGTCGGCGGATTTCTTCGCCATCGGCACCAACGACCTGACCATGTATACCCTGGCCATCGACCGTGGCGAGGAGCAGGTGGCCCACCTCTTCAACCCTCTGCATCCGGCGGTGCTGCGGCTCATCCAGTTCACCGTCGAGGCGGCGCTGAGGGCCCGCATCCCGGTCTCGGTCTGCGGTGAGATCGCCGGCGATCCGCGCTTCACCGCCTTGCTGTTGGGCCTGGGGGTGCGTGAGCTGTCGATGACCGCCAAGGCCCTGCCGCGGGTCAAGAGCCGCATCCTCTCCATCGACATGCACGCCGCCGGCCGCCGGGCCATGATGATCATGGAGCAGGTCGACAGCGGCCGCATCGCCGCCCTGCTCGACGATTTCAACGAAACGGCGAGCTGA
- a CDS encoding HPr family phosphocarrier protein, whose product MTEELQDPAAPAGAAQETGAEVTARRRLTICNQKGLHARAAAKFVKLAESFDAQITVVKGETRVSGCSIMGLMMLAAGPGCEIDVEASGPGAGTAVDALARLVAGKFDEDG is encoded by the coding sequence ATGACCGAGGAATTGCAAGACCCCGCGGCGCCGGCGGGCGCGGCTCAGGAAACCGGGGCGGAGGTCACCGCGCGGCGGCGCCTGACCATCTGCAACCAGAAGGGCCTGCACGCCCGCGCCGCCGCCAAGTTCGTGAAGCTGGCCGAGAGCTTCGACGCCCAGATCACGGTGGTGAAGGGCGAGACGAGGGTTTCCGGCTGTTCGATCATGGGCCTGATGATGCTGGCCGCCGGACCGGGTTGTGAGATCGACGTCGAAGCCTCGGGGCCCGGCGCCGGAACTGCAGTAGATGCGCTGGCGCGGCTGGTCGCCGGCAAGTTCGATGAAGACGGATAA